The following coding sequences lie in one Zingiber officinale cultivar Zhangliang chromosome 2B, Zo_v1.1, whole genome shotgun sequence genomic window:
- the LOC122047271 gene encoding uncharacterized protein LOC122047271 encodes MKTMTTVKDAHLILLLLRLLLLVVIFFSRDVLALATPSNQTRPAVTSLKLARIQRHLEKINKAGVRSIESPDGDTIDCVPRHRQPALDHPLLKDHKIQRAAERPKAASSGGSAASRRAWQAWHHAGHCPRGTVPIRRSRVDDALRAKSLFHFGKKPAAPPLARRADAPDVVSGNGHEHAIAYTDTVDGNGEFYGAKATINVWDPSVQGNNEFSLSQIWILSGSFDGSDLNSIEAGWQVSPELYGDSRPRLFTYWTNDAYQATGCYNLLCSGFVQTNNKIAIGASISPVSSFNGSQYDITILIWKDPKLGNWWMGLGDGALVGYWPAELFSHLSEHATMVEWGGEVVNLRPDGAHTATQMGSGGFAAAGFARASYFRNLEVVDADNTLASAGAVATLAENSNCYDIRSFAGAGDDDDDAHDGWGTHFYFGGPGNGPRCP; translated from the exons ATGAAGACGATGACGACCGTGAAGGACGCTcacctcattcttcttcttcttcgtcttcttcttcttgtcgttATCTTTTTCAGCAGGGATGTCTTAGCTCTCGCGACGCCGTCCAACCAGACCAGGCCAGCTGTGACTTCGCTCAAGCTCGCTAGGATTCAACGTCACTTGGAGAAGATCAACAAAGCCGGAGTTAGAAGCATCGAG AGTCCTGATGGAGATACCATCGACTGCGTTCCTCGGCACCGGCAGCCGGCGCTGGATCACCCGCTGCTGAAGGATCACAAGATCCAG AGAGCGGCGGAGAGGCCGAAGGCAGCGAGCTCCGGCGGGAGCGCCGCGTCGCGGAGGGCGTGGCAGGCGTGGCACCACGCCGGGCACTGCCCGCGCGGGACCGTCCCGATACGCCGGAGCCGCGTCGACGATGCTCTGAGAGCCAAATCGCTGTTTCACTTCGGGAAGAAGCCGGCGGCGCCGCCTCTCGCGCGGAGGGCCGATGCGCCTGATGTGGTCAGCGGCAACGGCCACGAG CACGCAATAGCTTACACGGACACAGTGGACGGAAATGGAGAGTTCTACGGGGCCAAGGCGACCATCAACGTTTGGGATCCGTCCGTCCAAGGAAACAACGAGTTCAGCCTCTCCCAGATCTGGATTCTCTCGGGGTCATTCGACGGCTCAGATCTCAACAGCATTGAAGCCGGTTGGCag GTCAGCCCCGAGCTCTATGGAGACAGCCGGCCGAGGCTCTTCACCTACTGGACA AATGATGCTTATCAAGCCACTGGGTGCTACAATCTCCTCTGTTCAGGGTTTGTGCAGACTAATAATAAGATTGCTATTGGAGCTTCGATTTCCCCTGTTTCTTCCTTCAATGGCAGTCAATACGATATCACAATCCTCATTTGGAAG GACCCGAAGTTGGGGAACTGGTGGATGGGGTTGGGTGACGGGGCGCTGGTGGGGTACTGGCCGGCGGAGCTGTTCAGCCACCTGTCGGAGCACGCGACGATGGTGGAGTGGGGCGGCGAGGTGGTGAACTTGAGGCCGGACGGTGCGCACACCGCCACCCAGATGGGCTCCGGCGGCTTCGCTGCCGCGGGGTTCGCCCGGGCCAGCTACTTCCGAAACCTCGAGGTGGTCGACGCCGACAACACCCTTGCCTCCGCCGGCGCCGTCGCCACGCTCGCCGAGAACTCCAACTGCTACGACATCAGGAGTTTCGCGGGAGCcggagacgacgacgacgacgcgcACGATGGATGGGGGACCCACTTCTACTTCGGTGGTCCCGGTAACGGGCCCCGCTGCCCGTGA
- the LOC122047272 gene encoding GDSL esterase/lipase LTL1-like isoform X2, whose translation MAAAGLTTSFLAPAIAGVFLLLLTLTSLPTPSVAARAFFVFGDSLVDNGNNNYLATTARADQPPYGIDTPSHRATGRFSNGKNVPDIVSEYIGSESTLPYLSPELQGERLLIGANFASAGVGILNDTGIQFANIIRITKQLHYFEQYQQRLSSVVGPDAAGQLVNEALVLITLGGNDFVNNYYLVPFSLRSRQFSLPDYVRYLISEYKKVLMRLYELGSRRVMVTGVGPLGCVPAELALRSRNGQCDPELDRVADMYNPQLIAMLGDLNAQVGADVFVAVNAYKMNMDFITNPQAFDSLLRPRTLQWNRTLHSLVKPMSEPRHLCLLGCIPPERTSKSHHCEPIHDRK comes from the exons ATGGCAGCCGCCGGTTTGACCACCTCCTTCCTGGCTCCGGCGATCGCCGGCgtattcctcctcctcctcaccctgACCTCGCTTCCGACTCCTTCGGTGGCTGCCCGCGCCTTCTTCGTCTTCGGCGACTCCCTAGTCGACAACGGCAACAACAACTACCTCGCCACCACCGCGCGCGCCGACCAGCCCCCATACGGCATCGACACGCCGAGCCACCGCGCCACTGGCCGCTTCTCCAACGGCAAGAACGTCCCTGACATAGTCA GCGAGTACATTGGATCAGAGTCCACGCTGCCGTACTTGAGCCCTGAGCTCCAAGGTGAGCGGCTCTTGATCGGTGCAAACTTTGCGTCTGCCGGCGTTGGGATCCTCAACGACACCGGAATCCAATTT GCGAACATCATCAGGATCACGAAGCAGCTGCATTACTTCGAGCAGTACCAGCAGCGGCTGAGCTCGGTGGTGGGGCCGGATGCGGCGGGGCAGCTGGTGAACGAGGCGCTGGTGCTGATCACCCTCGGCGGCAACGACTTCGTCAACAACTACTACCTCGTGCCCTTCTCCCTCCGCTCCCGCCAGTTCTCCCTCCCCGACTACGTCCGCTACCTCATCTCCGAGTACAAGAAGGTCCTCATG AGGCTGTATGAGCTGGGGTCGAGGCGGGTGATGGTGACGGGGGTGGGGCCGCTGGGGTGCGTGCCGGCGGAGCTGGCGCTGAGGAGCAGGAATGGCCAGTGCGACCCGGAGCTGGATCGAGTTGCGGACATGTACAACCCGCAGTTGATCGCAATGTTGGGGGACCTCAACGCGCAGGTCGGCGCCGACGTCTTCGTCGCCGTCAACGCCTACAAGATGAACATGGACTTCATAACCAACCCTCAGGCTTTTG ATAGCTTGTTGCGGCCAAGGACCCTACAATGGAATCGGACTTTGCACTCTCTTGTCAAACCTATGTCCGAACCGAGACATCTATGCCTTTTGGGATGCATTCCACCCGAGCGAACGAGCAAATCGCATCATTGTGAGCCAATTCATGACCGGAAGTGA
- the LOC122047272 gene encoding GDSL esterase/lipase LTL1-like isoform X1, protein MAAAGLTTSFLAPAIAGVFLLLLTLTSLPTPSVAARAFFVFGDSLVDNGNNNYLATTARADQPPYGIDTPSHRATGRFSNGKNVPDIVSEYIGSESTLPYLSPELQGERLLIGANFASAGVGILNDTGIQFANIIRITKQLHYFEQYQQRLSSVVGPDAAGQLVNEALVLITLGGNDFVNNYYLVPFSLRSRQFSLPDYVRYLISEYKKVLMRLYELGSRRVMVTGVGPLGCVPAELALRSRNGQCDPELDRVADMYNPQLIAMLGDLNAQVGADVFVAVNAYKMNMDFITNPQAFGFVTSKIACCGQGPYNGIGLCTLLSNLCPNRDIYAFWDAFHPSERANRIIVSQFMTGSEEYMSPMNLSSILAMDART, encoded by the exons ATGGCAGCCGCCGGTTTGACCACCTCCTTCCTGGCTCCGGCGATCGCCGGCgtattcctcctcctcctcaccctgACCTCGCTTCCGACTCCTTCGGTGGCTGCCCGCGCCTTCTTCGTCTTCGGCGACTCCCTAGTCGACAACGGCAACAACAACTACCTCGCCACCACCGCGCGCGCCGACCAGCCCCCATACGGCATCGACACGCCGAGCCACCGCGCCACTGGCCGCTTCTCCAACGGCAAGAACGTCCCTGACATAGTCA GCGAGTACATTGGATCAGAGTCCACGCTGCCGTACTTGAGCCCTGAGCTCCAAGGTGAGCGGCTCTTGATCGGTGCAAACTTTGCGTCTGCCGGCGTTGGGATCCTCAACGACACCGGAATCCAATTT GCGAACATCATCAGGATCACGAAGCAGCTGCATTACTTCGAGCAGTACCAGCAGCGGCTGAGCTCGGTGGTGGGGCCGGATGCGGCGGGGCAGCTGGTGAACGAGGCGCTGGTGCTGATCACCCTCGGCGGCAACGACTTCGTCAACAACTACTACCTCGTGCCCTTCTCCCTCCGCTCCCGCCAGTTCTCCCTCCCCGACTACGTCCGCTACCTCATCTCCGAGTACAAGAAGGTCCTCATG AGGCTGTATGAGCTGGGGTCGAGGCGGGTGATGGTGACGGGGGTGGGGCCGCTGGGGTGCGTGCCGGCGGAGCTGGCGCTGAGGAGCAGGAATGGCCAGTGCGACCCGGAGCTGGATCGAGTTGCGGACATGTACAACCCGCAGTTGATCGCAATGTTGGGGGACCTCAACGCGCAGGTCGGCGCCGACGTCTTCGTCGCCGTCAACGCCTACAAGATGAACATGGACTTCATAACCAACCCTCAGGCTTTTG gTTTCGTCACATCGAAGATAGCTTGTTGCGGCCAAGGACCCTACAATGGAATCGGACTTTGCACTCTCTTGTCAAACCTATGTCCGAACCGAGACATCTATGCCTTTTGGGATGCATTCCACCCGAGCGAACGAGCAAATCGCATCATTGTGAGCCAATTCATGACCGGAAGTGAGGAGTACATGAGCCCTATGAACTTGAGTTCCATCCTTGCTATGGACGCTCGCACTTGA
- the LOC122047273 gene encoding uncharacterized protein LOC122047273, with protein sequence MVFEIPSARIQQLQEGLRREAGLSFNEPADSSPQLPSIRDAVAALDPELSPSLRCERCRGGLLRGLQSTICIYCGHDRGKEGSSHSISFNSTVGCRKLLDFLGLDGSEAVLPDMETSGSKKGQDTPKSELVLSDLLDLVLKWPSDKEDIDDTSGSPAPNTIALTLTGVDLDNLFPERKGEASSIAPDLNDEFIPRQNREAKTHVSSAFEAFNVFGKLQTSEMKTSTYSSNVDGSFGAWNAEFHPASGTSAVSPKSLELFQDSSVSSLPNAAITEATKDQHEKIEALGGIQSQSGPPTSVNKELQNDFWPIVSAKIEPSNSLKDETHIDKGNSAIKSISGFSVQDDLWPPSSITKSDTSTQNNLTDDSIEDWQDFTGSARRTSSSMQNRTVMNLFGDSPTTKSDYLFPESSENALQSNKTVVGKSDSVDDWQDFASLGQQESSIAHRTQSDIALNKSVTPMHMSSNTRSDSLINMDVGHDDSSDVWQDFSSSGAAVEDAIYQEAQNRILQFKDPLKTDAVSSWPTSSTKDLDKSKPFHGDDDSIDWQDFASFAEVPAKSLIVESQSNSTFLDLTSETKSIDTWPLQEKESTNGHDDEFDDWQDFTSSVEVRESSSDHGEQSIVPVFVHPSETNSIHHQGMKTDDAVEIQKHHSDASNRQLDVLTFDRTNEVDKKTALDPHSILWNGNENIGSLDANSNSEHAKSNAEKLVSQMHDLSFMLADELSIPEKHKKN encoded by the exons ATGGTGTTCGAGATCCCGTCGGCTCGCATCCAGCAACTCCAAGAGGGTCTCCGGCGGGAGGCCGGCTTGTCGTTCAATGAACCGGCCGACTCATCGCCGCAACTTCCTTCCATACGCGACGCGGTTGCTGCACTCGATCCGGAACTCTCTCCCTCCCTCCGTTGCGAACGGTGCCGCGGCGGCCTCCTCCGTGGCCTGCAGTCCACGATCTGTATCTATTGCGGCCACGATCGGGGGAAGGAAGGCTCATCTCATTCGATCTCCTTCAATTCCACCGTTGGGTGCCGAAAGCTTCTCGACTTCCTCGGGCTGGATGGATCT GAAGCTGTTTTACCGGACATGGAGACAAGTGGTTCAAAAAAGGGTCAGGACACACCCAAGAGTGAGTTAGTTTTGTCTGATCTCTTGGACCTTGTATTAAAATGGCCTTCAGATAAGGAGGATATTGATGACACGAGCGGATCACCTGCCCCCAATACAATTGCTTTAACCTTGACTGGAGTTGATCTTGATAATCTTTTTCCTGAAAGAAAGGGAGAGGCATCTTCTATTGCTCCGGATCTCAATGATGAGTTTATTCCAAGGCAGAATAGAGAGGCAAAAACTCATGTGTCTTCTGCTTTTGAAGCCTTTAATGTGTTTGGGAAACTTCAAACTTCAGAGATGAAAACAAGCACTTATAGCAGTAATGTTGATGGTTCATTCGGTGCCTGGAATGCTGAGTTTCATCCTGCTAGTGGCACTTCTGCTGTTAGTCCCAAATCACTTGAACTTTTTCAGGATTCTTCAGTTAGCAGTCTTCCTAATGCTGCAATAACTGAAGCTACTAAAGACCAACATGAGAAAATAGAAGCACTTGGAGGAATTCAAAGTCAGTCAGGTCCACCGACATCAGTCAACAAAGAACTTCAAAATGATTTTTGGCCCATCGTGAGTGCAAAAATAGAGCCTTCAAATTCACTCAAAGATGAAACTCACATTGATAAAGGGAATAGTGCCATAAAGAGTATCTCTGGATTTTCTGTTCAAGATGATCTATGGCCTCCAAGCAGCATCACAAAATCTGACACATCTACTCAAAATAATCTGACGGATGATTCCATTGAGGATTGGCAAGATTTTACCGGCTCAGCAAGGAGAACTTCATCAAGTATGCAAAATAGAACTGTAATGAACCTGTTTGGAGATTCTCCTACAACAAAGTCAGATTACCTCTTCCCTGAAAGCAGTGAAAATGCATTGCAAAGTAATAAAACAGTAGTTGGTAAAAGTGATTCTGTTGATGATTGGCAAGATTTTGCTAGCTTAGGACAGCAGGAAAGTTCTATAGCTCATAGGACACAATCAGACATTGCATTAAATAAGTCTGTCACTCCAATGCATATGAGCTCCAATACAAGATCTGATAGTTTGATAAACATGGATGTTGGTCATGATGATTCTTCTGATGTTTGGCAAGATTTTAGCAGTTCTGGTGCTGCAGTTGAAGATGCAATCTATCAAGAAGCACAAAATAGAATCCTCCAATTTAAGGATCCTTTAAAAACAGATGCAGTTAGTTCCTGGCCTACCAGCAGCACAAAGGATTTGGACAAGAGTAAGCCCTTTCATGGAGATGATGATTCCATTGATTGGCAAGATTTTGCTAGCTTTGCTGAAGTCCCAGCTAAATCATTGATTGTGGAATCTCAGTCTAATTCTACATTTCTTGATCTAACTTCAGAAACAAAGTCAATAGATACTTGGCCTTTGCAAGAAAAAGAATCCACAAATGGGCATGATGATGAGTTTGATGATTGGCAAGATTTTACCAGCTCTGTGGAGGTACGAGAAAGTTCATCTGATCATGGAGAACAATCTATTGTTCCTGTATTTGTGCATCCCTCAGAAACAAATTCAATTCACCATCAAGGTATGAAGACAGATGATGCGGTGGAAATACAAAAGCACCACTCTGATGCGAGTAACAGGCAACTGGATGTTTTGACATTTGATAG AACCAATGAAGTGGACAAGAAGACTGCCTTGGATCCTCATTCTATTTTATGGAATGGAAATGAAAACATTGGAAGTTTAGATGCTAATTCAAATTCAGAGCATGCTAAATCCAATGCGGAGAAGTTGGTGTCACAGATGCATGATCTTTCGTTCATGCTTGCAGATGAGCTTTCAATCCCAGAGAAgcataaaaaaaactaa